ACTGGGTCAGCGAGGATGATCCCAACCTGGGATATTCCCGGCCAGCTCACTACTGCTTCCAACAGACcctgacagacaaaggacaacCACAGCGAAACTTGACCAAAGCAGTGTTTATTCACAAAAAGGTGGTTGTGGGTTTAGAAATGGTGCTGAAAGTCttcgtttgtgtgtgtgcgcgtctaCAAGAACTTCAAGACAATCATGTGTAGCTTCCTGAGGAGAGAAGTCAAAAAGGAGTCGATTAGTgacagcgttttttttttttttttaaaaaccaaacCCATCATCAGCACAACCTCCATTAGATAATTCATAACAAGGGTGATTTAAGGATTTCAGGTGGGGGGAGGATAATTCAGAGGCAACCTTGTCATTTGCTAATAAGAGTTTTGAATCAGTGTGAAATAtgagggggcactctgggggccaatcagctttcagctagggccagtggccctgtggccccgcccctgtatacacccTTGATTCAAAAGTAATTCAACATTCGTGGAATACCCTGGCAACAAGTAGTAATGCAAAGACATCAAGCTACAGTCAACACAGATTCACTATCGTTCGACATGTAGACAACGAAGCGAAGTACCGGTGTTGATCCTGGTGAAGGTGCTGGAGTAATCCTCAGCAGACTTACTTTTGTGCGTCATTAATGCCGTGGTCTTGCTCAAGTGCAGTTTCTCTGTGGGAGGATGAAAATTAGCTTTCAGGGGCAAAACAGGCAATGAGCCACTATGAAGCACTTAgcaggctgggggtggggggaggggtgtgtatCATATGATCCTACCTTGTGAATGTGTGcattgttttttctgtttagTTGGGGTCCTTCGTCTAGCTGCAATCTCACTCTCTTTGTCAGACATCGTCACCGCTGCTCCTCTCCATGAGGTATCTGCCACAAAAGAATCTGTATTTGAATCACACCGTTGTCGCCACAAAACATGTAATTATACCTCTGCTCAGCAATTACATGGACCACTTTGCGGATGCTCTGAGATTTCAGTTCCTCTACAATTAAACTATAGATGACATGTTTTGCGAAGGCTGACAATAGCCACCACTGAATGAGAATTCAGCCTGGATGGCACAGGTATTCTGAGCAGCTCTGGCTGTACCTGCTTGCCGTCTCCGCACAGCACACCGTCGCTCTGGAGTTCCACACTTGTCCGAGGCAAGGCTCATCAAAGCCACGTTCTCCTCATTGTGTCTCACCCCATCAGTGTGCATCCACCAGTTTCCTTCATCGACCGGTGGTGCACTGTACTCCTTGCAGGCACAATTCTTCTCCTGAAGCTTTGAACACTTTACTGAGCATTTCTCGGAGTGCCTTCTCAGAGGAGCAAGGCCTCCGGTTCCAGCGCTGCGCTTGCCCTCACTGCCGGGCTGCCGCAGCATTGCTGAGGGGGCACTGTTCTCCATCTCCTCTCTGTTCTGTGAGGAGACATTAGGGCTGCGCCCCTTCCTGAGAACCTTCCCCACACAACATCTGCAGGATATGCGGGCCTGAGACTTCGGGTCACCAGTGGACAAATGAGTAACTCTGTGGCTCCTGCTGGGAGCTTTCAGGTTCACACCTAGAGAGACGTCAGCTTTGGCCTGACATCGAGGGCAATTCCTCTCTCCCTTGTCGGCAGTGCTGGACACATTTTCGAGCGACTGGCCGAGGAGGTTCTTGAGGTTGACGTGGCCTTTTCCTTCCATCCCCCTGACATGCATGCACTTCTTGGTCCTGCCACCCGTGCTGTGACCTCTGAGGTCACGGGTGGGCTTCTCTCTCACCGCTGGAGGCTCTGAGGAACTGCTGAAGTTGCTCAGGTGTGCTTGCATGCTCGGGGGCATCTTGCTGTAATAGTACACGTTACCGAAGTCTGCTAGCCAGCTGGCAGAGGGAAGGTAAGGAGACAGCGGGGTGGCTGGACAGCTTTCCAGAGGAGATGTTGGAGTTTGGTTGAGGTTTAGCCCCTCAGGTGCCTCAGTCTTCTCCACCTTCTCAGCTTCCGAGAACTCATGCTGGACCATCCACTCCACAGAGGGGACCAGTGGCTCTACAGACCACACCGACGACTCCACCTCCTGCACTTCCTCCAAGTAGTGCATCTCAAAGGGCAGTCGGACGATTTTGAAGCAGGCCTCCTTAAGGGTGCTAGCATGATCAGCCACTTCCCCGTCTACCTTCTCAAGTTCAGTGACCTTATTGGTTGCCATCTGCTCAGCTGAAGTCTCGCATCCCCCATTGTGAACAGCCTTGAGTCTCAAGTCAGTGCCACTGGTAGGGGATCCACTAACCAACAGGATATCCGGGTATGAGGGCAAACACTGCTGTTCTGTTTTTCCAGAGTCACATGTCACCCCTTGCCCAGTGGTGGTATTGTCATTGGCGGAGGAGGAGAATAGAGGGATGACGCCCTTGCTAGAGCTAATGGAGTCATCACATTGCACCAGCAATCCAGATGAATCTTGCACAGACTCAGCAACACTCTCAGATGAGGGGACAGTCTTGGAGTCCAATGAGGAACCTTCAGCACCCATCTGCACCTGATCCCACTGGAACATGTAAGCTCCCTTGGGCGTGGCAGAAGCTTGAGGCGGCGTGGATATCAAGTCCGCATCCACATCTAGGCTTTCTGCTTTTCCTGGATGGGAGCTTGATTCTGAGTCCTGAGAGGAGGAGGCATTCGTGCATCCACTTCCCTTGCCGGAATCAGATCCCATGGAGTGGGTTCCTGCAGAGCAGGATGCCGAGCTACAAGACAGTTGGGAGTTACTCGTTTCTTGGAGGAGAGGCTCCGTCTGCACCTCCGAGCTGACCATCTCCCGCGGGACCATGACATGCTGACACCGGAACCTGCGTGCATGATAAGCCACCGCTGGAGGAACCTGCGGGTTCAGCATCCGCCTGTAATCAGCCAGGTGCAGCTGGGCATGGGGCATGATGTATCCAGGGGCCTCCATGTATGGGTTTGGTGGAAAGCCATACAGGTTTGGTGGCATAATCATATTATAACCTGTAGCATGGGGGAACAGGAGTTAACCATGGGCAAGAGACAGGTACGGTACCAACATCTGCTTCATTCTCAGCATAGCTTCCAACATCACTTCATATTCCATAACCATTTATCCAGGAAGCAAAGGGCACAATGTAGGGGACACCTAGACACCATCAGCCAGAGAAAAAGGTGGGGCTAATCCACAGAAAACCTATTCACTGTGGACTACAGACTCAAACAGGTCCAGAGGCAGGAATTAAGTGCTACAAGGTATTTAATAGACTAAGGCAGGACTGCGCAACCCTGCTCCTGAagatctaccaccctgcagagcttgGGTACAGCCCTAGTTTAACACCTGAGAgagataatcaggcccttcagtatCATCTCAATATTTAGGTGAAACTTAGCTTTAACAAAACTGGTTCCAATgcttatctgtatcaggtgtgtcaAATTAGGGTTGCACCCAAGCTCTGCGGGGAGGTACAGCTCCAGGAGCAGGGTTGGACAGCCCTGCATTAAGGTGCTCACACTCAAAAGCAAGCTTGCACTCCTTCGAAGCCGGCAAGTTTGTCTTTAAGCAACAGACGCAATGACACTCAAGCAAAAGCAACACTTGTGTTTATATCCTAGAGTTACGCCCCGCAGATGCAagggaagcaggaaaaaaaaaagccaaaccGAAGTCAGCAGATCGGCTACTCTGATCTGAACTGAAACATCATTCGCCTCCTTCATGGCCGAGAATACTTGGATAGGGGAAAAGATACCAGAGTCCAACATTTTGGCAACTTGTAAGCATCAGCAGCTAAAAAGTCTCACTGAAAGACCTACACAATGTAGCCCATCGCTAATCCCTTAAAGGCTGCATATTCCATCACAAAGCATGTCCAAAGTGCTCCAGTACTTTTGGCCGCAGTCCTATTAAGGGAGACAGCATTCCACACATACTATGGATCAGAGAAGTCTTAAAATCCTGTGTTTGGGGTGCAGACATCTATATATGGATGTAAACGCTACCGATCCTGCTTTGAATCATTCAAGACAAATCACAGCCACCCAACGTGCTTATGAATAGGAAAGTGCATTACAAGTGACCTTTAGTTATTTACTGTAACATGGAAGCCAAAACATGGTCCAAATGGACTAAGGGTATTCTTTAATGAAACGCAGAGAGCCTGGGTCAGCCTGAACACCTCTCGCCAACCCACAGTTAAGTAGCTGAACTCAATTAGAAAACCAGACACAATTTGATAGTACTGAATATTAATACCCTCATCTTCCATTTCAGAGCTCACAAGAtcacgaaagaaaaaaaatcttgaggAGACCATTCAAGCCACTGTATGTTAATCAAAAGCCCACACAGCACTGCAACACAAACCACATAGGAGAAAGTGCACGAGGATTTCCATAAGAGGCTCAGGCAACCTAGGAGCTGAGAAGGACCCGGCTACTCAGAAGTTCAGGTAAGCAGCAGTCCTCAGCAATCATCAGGGGACGAATACAGTCCCACACACCTAGGATTTCAAATTAATCAACACAAAAAGAGCTTAAGGCCACCATGCAGAAGGATCATCAAGTAACACCTTATGCCAATCAAGAGAAGTGGCATTCCTCACCGAAACTGGGTAATCCACAGTATGGGTTGTAGGGTAGAGGTACAGGCCACTGGTAGGGCATGTAGGACTGGGAGGGTTGTACATAGAAGAAAGGCCGCAAGTGAGGGGGGGGCTGATTCTCCGGATGAGTGGGACACGAGGCCTGTGCCAGGTGGGGCCCCTCAGGTGGGTCAGGGGGCCGATTGGGAGCATGCTGACTGCGAGATCCTGACGCTAGCGACTGACGGGCAGTTGCCATACCTAGAAAGGTAAGGCCAAGCAAATCTTAGACTCTACACATACCGTATTGGGCCAGACACAAGACCACCCCCCACTTTTTGGCAACTGTTTTTAGAAAAGATGTTTTTGGAATACCGAATCTTACcttcataaaagaaaaaaatatatattttacccGACGAGAACATACAAGTTAAACAGCGACCACAGGCAATCTTATCACGATAAATGTATTGAACggcacacatttaaaaaaaaaacaaacaaaaaaaaaaaaaaaacacacaaatgtattgctggggggggggggtacataaTGAATACTACAAACTCCACAATTGTGGAGAAAGGCTTAATAACCGGTTGAGCcatattaataaaaatactaTCAATAGTAATAGAATAAAGTCACTATCGGTTTAATACTAGTAGCGGCACAGCCAGGGAAGCCAACAATTAACACCACACTCAGGGACACTGGCTAAACACAGCAGCGTTACCagctcacgctttcagactcccATAAGCTATCTTATGGCAAATTTATATCAAGGCAAGTCAAAGCACTCGTTACAAAATATCATATTTGGCGCCGTCTGTTTCCTTTTAGTCTAGACCGCGAATATAAGACAACACTTTTTCAGACATATTTTGAGGGGAAAAAACCCGTATTATATTCGTGTCAACACGATAATAGTCAAACTGCAATAATTTACACAATAAATGGGAGAGAAACCAGGGGAAAAACCAAACAAAGCCCGCCAAGTGAAAACAGTAGGACATGCCAaataagtacaaaaaaaaaagccaaacgCCACTATAAAAGTTCACTAATTAACCAACACAATAGATAAACAGCTTTTGTCAAAATAATTCACATACTTGCAAAGAAGAAAGCAAGTTACAAAAACGGAACGAAGCCTTCACAGCGGAGCTTAATTAACTGCTTGAGAAAGGCGGGGCTTTGTCGTGTTACCTGCAACCTATCCGCTTTCAGAATTTTCCAATTTACCTtaagaatattataaaatgaCCTTTAACTGGCTAAGACAAGTCCCCAAAATGCTAGGACCTATCAAACGTCTTCATGAATACTACGTTGATTCAGTTATAAGCAGTCGGAAGTCGTGAAAGCTGTTTCACCACGAATGTATGTGCTACATGTCAAATACCCGTTAACGTAAAAATTTTTTAACAGTACATAAATGATTACCTGTCGTTTACCGCAACACCATGCCTACCTATAAAAGCATTTTCAAGTACCTTTTTGTCACTGTATTGTAATGTGATGTAGGAGACAGCCATCTAGTGGTTAGAAGATGTATTACAAGACTATCTTGATGCATTTGACTTGACACAATGCATTTCAAGATAACCCAAAAGTACATCTATGGATTCTAATCAGATCCAGGCACAAGAAGCAGGCCACACCAGTCTTATTCACTGGCAGCCAGTAGAGCAGATCTATTAATGCTACTTAGTGACACTTACTAGTTACGAGACCAAACGCTCCATGATACTCGGTTGGTACTCCCAAGCTCTTAACGGTGACTAGCTTCTGgctaaattaaatgtattatgcCTTGTATACTGAATAGTGCTTGGGGATTTGATAATTTTCTGCCAATCTACTAAGGAGAACCAAGCAGAGGGGGAttgttcagatccagaaagtaaaaatccagaccaagatttactCTCAACCAACCGGtggagtactctgtgactgactccATATGGAATGGGTCGGTTGAAACAATTCTGGTCTGAACTATCCCCCTCTGGAAGCCAGTGTGTCACACTGTTACCTTACCCCACCATGGCTGGGAGATGGAATCCCACCAACTGCCTGTTCCTCCACTTTCCTTTCACAAGCCAAAATCCAGACCATTAGGGTAACTGTCCTGCCTATATGCATCTATGAGGAGTATGATTGTGTATGTGCAGTCTAATGAACAGGCCTACCCAAGCCAGGTTGCGCTTGACTCCAGGGCCTACCAAACCTTGTCCAAAATAGCAGCTGGAATATATATGGACAAGTATAGGAGAACGgtttaatatttaaagaaaCTTGGATTTGATTAGTGTGTGGTGAAGACACCAGGACGGACTATGGTTGTACCAGGCTtactgtgttcctgattggtTGCATTGTGGGAGGGAGTAAAAGTGTCAACCCATGAGAACTGGGTTGAGAAATACTGGACTGAACAGAAATCAACACACTGGAAAAAGTGAACCTGAACATAGAGGTGTAACCACTATTAGCCAAGGTCCTTTAAAAAGGAAATGACAGCTCAATCATGGTTCAAGTCCACACAAACAAATGACATGGAATGGAGACCGGTTTAAGAGCAATGCACATATTTTAATGACACCGAAATCCATGTAAACATTGCAATGTGTCAAAACAGTTGCACTACAGTAAGACTGACCCAGTTAGCTGAAATACCAAACTAGAGGTCAGACCTTCACCATCAGGCATTGCCTGGACTTCCACTGCCCAAGAAGTGGCAGCCCAGATGCTAGTCCTCAGTGAACAGCCAGTCTTGACCCTGGCAAGTTCTGGAGCCCCAACAGCAGTAAGGCCTACACCTCCCAGACCAATGCACAATGGCAGAACCCCAGAGGAGGATCAAAACGAGGTCCAGTGAAGACAGCAGCAGGGATTAATGAGCCGAATGCACAGCATCCAGCAGGACATTGTCAAGCAGAGGAAGTTCAGGTCTATAGCCAACTCACCCACTTGTGTTATAGAAAAAATGTGTCATTACTTAATTTTCGGTCAAGTGCTCTCAAGCATTTTTAATGCAGTGATTGGTTAGGATCTGGTGCCTCTTCTCTTGGTGGACCCTAGAAGCAATGTCATCGTTAGGTCAGCAGTCTGCACATCAGGCCAATGAAAGTTGCAGGAAAAACACGAAAGCTTTACTGTACCTCTGCCCCTGTGAAATAGAGGGAAATCCCCCTCATCAGGGTCATTCCTTCGGGTTCTTTGATGCCCAAAATTCTTGCAGGAAGGCCTTTTGTGAGAGGATCTCTCTAGTAGGAGGGAAGATGACAGATGATGGTGTGTGGCTACTACAAAAGCAATAAGTACAGACAGCCCACCCTTCAGCTACCTTGTCCATGTGATGAATGATATCGTTTGCAGGTCTTGGGTCGTCCTTTAATGCTACAGCTCTCCCAGCTCTCCTGGTCAGATGCCACAGTGCACTCTTTCCACTGTCCTTCTGCAATTCAAAGGAGTTTAACCAGGGTATATTGCACACACAAAGGACTCCTAGTTCACTTCCTGTCTCCACTCCCATGCATTCCACAAGGGCTTTGAAACcatctctatatatatatattttacagctAGGAATTAACCATTTCCCACCCTCACAACAAAGGAGATGGGGGCTTGTTGCTCATTTTCATAAtagccatttaaaaaaataaataaaaaaaccacCACCAATCCACCAGTTGGTACTACTAAGCATTTCAAAGCAAAACGTTCAGTCTCAATCAATAAGAAATACAATGTTACCCAAGTGAGGTTTAGATTGAGCGCTTCTTGATTCCTGCTCCTTGTACTTCTTAGCTGGGTCCTCTGGTCTTTCACAACAGCCCTTCTTAGATTTCTGTCTAGAGGCCTGTTGGCCATGAGGCTGTGAGCGCTTAGTCATATGCGACTTCTTCACGGTAACCTTCAGAGTGTCAGGAATGTCCCTTTCACTGCCACAGACATCCCCCATCTCTTCATCCGTGTCCCCTTTTTCAGAACAGCGTCCAGGAGAGCACAGTTTGCTCCATTTCGTTTTGGACAGGGTAGTGCCACAGGTGGCACAAGTGTTCCTCGAGCACACAGAGCACTCCTCCTCAGATGAGCTCCCAAGCGCCAACTCACCTGGGGGATCCTCAGTGGAACATATGCCATCTGCCATCTCACCTCCTGCCATGTACACATGACCTGGAATCAAATCCATATCTTCCAGATCAGTGGAGAACACTTCATCCCGTGAGGAGAGCTCATCCAAAGATGGACTAAGGATACTCTGCCGCTCCTGGGCAGTTTGAGGGTAGTAGCTATAATAAGCATTATTAATCGAAGACAAATAACTAGCTGGAGGGATAAATGTTGTCAACTGGTCCACACACCATAATGGGTTGTCCTCCTGCGACAGCCCAATTGGGGTTACCTTGTCAAATGGTAATCGAAGGATCCGGTAAGGTAGATCTTCAAAGTCGAGGGCTGGCTGCCCAGCAGCACCTACATCAGCTGCACCTGCTGGAGGTGGCGCCTTGCTGGTCTCACCATTTCCCAGCAAGACCGCTGCCTTGTCAAGCCAGCTGGTAGTATGGTGGGACGGCAGGCATTCCGACGAAGGCCAGATAGAATCAGCACTCCGCTTAGCTGGGTCCTTGCAGCCCTCAGTTGTACTTTGTAACACCATGCGCTCACATTGAGCATTTGCCCCACAACCTGTCTGGTTGCACATGCCGAGTCTTTGTTCACAATCTCCTGGCCCAGCAGAAAGTCCAGTCTTTGCCAGGAGGCAGATTTGTGCTGATTCCGTGGTTTCTGCCAGCACGGCATCCTCACGAACAGAGGAGCCGTCAAAGGGCAGGACAGCAGCCGTCACGCACCACTCCTGCCGCTGCGCCACATTCTTCAGACCGCTTTGTCTCGACTGCATGTCACGGGCACCTTCCACGGAGTCACTGGGTAGTATGATGGGTGGTTGCGGAGGAGCATCCGACAGCTCCGTCACCATGGGTACATGCCCCTCATCCTGCCCAACACACTTTCGCCTGTCTTCCCAAAAGCAGATGTCGGAGTCAGGCGAAACCACACCAGAATCCAGTTGCTTCCCAGAGCCGACTGCCTCGCGCACCTCAAGTTTACCTAGACCTTCAAGCAGCTCGTTTAGCCTTTCACTGGTCTCTGTCTGGACCTCTGAGCAAGCAGTCTCCCGCCGCCCACGGCCTTCATCGTGGCAGAACCTCACATCGTAAGCTGCCGGAGGTGGCATGTACGGATTGGACATTCGTCTGTACTCAACTGGGTGTAAAGGTGCGTGAGGGATGACATATCCTGGATACTGCATGTATGGTATAGAAGATACGTACGGACGTCCAAAATGGAGACCTGTTGAATATTAAAAAAGTGTCCATGTTACACATAATGCTACGTAAGGCCCATTAAATATTGAGTCCCTTCAGTTTGCAAGCACACACCAAGTAGCACAGATCTTAATCCCATATCCTTTAGACCACTTAAAAGTTATAATGATCAGCAATAAGTCTAGTTTCCACATACACACAAGTCTCTATCCTACCTGATCCAGGGTAGCCAAACTGCCCGTACGGGTTAAACATATGCCACTGGTACGTATAATAAAGTTGAGGTGGTGGTTGAACATAGAAAAATGGTCTAGTGTGATGCACCGGGTTCTGTTGCGACTGCCCATTTCCCATAGTGTGTGGAGCATTATTTCCttctggaggaaaaaaaaaacaccatgagGTGACAACACAAAAAAGGCCAGAATTACATGAATTTCAAAGCCAATAAGATTCCCCTGAGTATATTCAATTTCACTTCAAATTGTTAGAGCACTTTATCATCAGACACTTCTAGACCAGCTCAACATCAGAAACACACTACCATGCCACGCTAAAAATAAATTTTTGGAATACATTTGATAACGTTAGTCTTAATATACAGACCAAGACGCCACCGCAATACTTAAAATCGTGTAATTTTCCTCGGAGGGAGAAATTACCTTCCATTTTACCCACTTGTGTTTATcaggacagaaaaacgccgcgcaggATGCTCTGCACCGCGAAATACTGCGGGAACACAAAAATATCATAATTATACACGAATACTCGTCCCTACGATTGTCACACAGAAGTACGCAAACAACATAATTACCAACCGTGAACGTGACTATATAACTTGGTGTAAAATAGTAGACTAGTGCACCTAACTGGGAGAcctcgaagaaaaaaaaaatagtctcTGACGTCATTGTCTCTATGAGATCTTTTATAGGCACCGTGTGCCTCAATTATCCAATAATTACTCTGTATACAAACACATGCTTGATGGCAATTATCTTCTCTGGGGAACAATGTAGGACATTTGTGGCACGACTAGGTAAACAGAAATCAAAGCTACACATAATAACGATTGTACTGAAGttcaaacatttaaaaaaaaaaaaagttttatcaCTATAGTGGGATAGCCCATTATAACGAGTCGACGAGGCGTATTTATCCGCGTAGCTTCGAGTTGGACAAGTTTCAAATCCAGACTGTTAAATGGATATAATGAAATACAGGCTGTTTGCATTTCATTTACTGAGCGACTGAGCGTATATTATAAAATGCACTGAAATGTTCAGAATCTCTTTGATCGTGCCAACCCGATACGTGTGAAAAGATTCAAATTACTGTGACAATTACTTGTCCTTCTTATTTTCTTTCATAATGATACTGAGCACGATGGGAACTTCTTAAGAAATCATGAGAGGATGAATGACTTTTGTCTTTGCGCATTTTGGTGAGagtgtttcttattgtttattgttaaaaaatcTCCTGCTGTGACATTATTCTTGGAGCCTTACGACGCTGAGCCGACGATAACCGCATTTCCCCTGCAGAGGTCAAGCTTTCCCACTGGAAACATGTGAAACTTGGGCGCCTCTGCTTATACGCACGCGTAGTGTCCTCGGCTGGCCTCTGACGCGCACCGGCACGCATGCGCAATGTCCTCATCTGGCCTCTGACGCGCATGCGCACACGGCAggaaagcaaataaataaatatattggctgagggaaagagagagagagagaaaaacggTTCGGCGCTGCTCGGTCCGCCTTGATTGTGTTGATTAAGATTCCGGACTCTTCGGTTCGTGTGACGGCCGGAGGATAACGCAGCGTTTCCGTGTCGAATGTATTAACGAGCACCGGGGGACACCGGCGACATTGAGACGGCCCGGCAGCAGCGCCCGCACGGTAATGCTCGCCGAGCTAGCCGGCTCACCGGCCTCGGCCCCGGCTACCCGCGACTGACTGTGCGACTGCGGACCGGCGGCGGGTCACGGAGATCCGGGGGGGTGCGGTGCGGACTGGCGAGGCTGATCCCGTAGGGGTAGAGGGGGTTAGTAGCCGGCATCTGGACTGATGGTTGGGAGTGGAGAGGCGGCTGGGGCTGTGAAGCTGAGATACCGATCCAGAGATGAAATCATATATCTGTATGGGCGGGGAGTGGGGATCGGGATAAAGGTACAGTCACCTCCGTGGGGAGACGCCCCCCCTTTTTGGGCAGAGGGGCCGTGATCATTTGGCAGCGAAAGGGCGGGGGGCGTTGCCGTTTCAGCCGGGTGCCGGGGTGGGGAGGCATAGGTCTGCCTTCGTTACAGGGCGGGCTGGCGGGGGCAGTGTGATGTTACTGTGCCGGTGTCATAAAACTGGTTtgatgaataaaaataataaggagACCATTAACCTATAAAGGGTAAAAGCACAACAGGCAGTGTGTAGCTCCCCCCGTACATCAAAAACAAGAATTTGTGTCTGTCTAGTGACGCTGTATGCGTCACCTGCATCAGGCGGTTGAATTGCTATTTTCTTTACCTTTCACATACTCCGGTGTGGTTCTGATTGTTCCACGCTGCAGATATAAAATCCAGTGAAATAAACAGTACTAAAGTTTTGCTGCCATTAAAACAACAGGCTTGGTGGAGTTGCCCTCCCGGTGCTGACAGTTTCATAAGATCATTTGCTTTATTTGTAGGAGACACTTCTGGGTTAGTAATGCTGAAAAGGGGTTAATAACAAGAAAAGGGGGGCTGACTGGTCTGTTGTGTTTCCTGGCTGGGAAGCAGGGCTCGAGTGGTTGTAGCCCTGGGTGTGATTTGCATGTTGTGGTATGCCAAAAGCAGTGTGGGCCAGCTGCTTTGGGTGGGTGTTTGTGGGAAGTGCACCGCCACGATGATCTGGTCAGCATGACGGTGCCTCCTAAGGCCAGACAGCCCAGGCAGATGCCTCGTGGGAAAAGCAGACGGCCTGACACTTTCTTCTCATtttctcacacacaaacacacacatggtgAATTGTGCCGCTAAGAAGTAGCTCTGCGTGGGCTAGGGTCAGATGCCAGTTGGGATGTTttagggggtgtgtgtgtgtgtgtttgggggaggggggggggtcatttgaTGAGCACTGATTGGAGTtcctgcaggagga
The Paramormyrops kingsleyae isolate MSU_618 chromosome 4, PKINGS_0.4, whole genome shotgun sequence genome window above contains:
- the LOC111850881 gene encoding bucky ball-like, translating into MEEGNNAPHTMGNGQSQQNPVHHTRPFFYVQPPPQLYYTYQWHMFNPYGQFGYPGSGLHFGRPYVSSIPYMQYPGYVIPHAPLHPVEYRRMSNPYMPPPAAYDVRFCHDEGRGRRETACSEVQTETSERLNELLEGLGKLEVREAVGSGKQLDSGVVSPDSDICFWEDRRKCVGQDEGHVPMVTELSDAPPQPPIILPSDSVEGARDMQSRQSGLKNVAQRQEWCVTAAVLPFDGSSVREDAVLAETTESAQICLLAKTGLSAGPGDCEQRLGMCNQTGCGANAQCERMVLQSTTEGCKDPAKRSADSIWPSSECLPSHHTTSWLDKAAVLLGNGETSKAPPPAGAADVGAAGQPALDFEDLPYRILRLPFDKVTPIGLSQEDNPLWCVDQLTTFIPPASYLSSINNAYYSYYPQTAQERQSILSPSLDELSSRDEVFSTDLEDMDLIPGHVYMAGGEMADGICSTEDPPGELALGSSSEEECSVCSRNTCATCGTTLSKTKWSKLCSPGRCSEKGDTDEEMGDVCGSERDIPDTLKVTVKKSHMTKRSQPHGQQASRQKSKKGCCERPEDPAKKYKEQESRSAQSKPHLEGQWKECTVASDQESWESCSIKGRPKTCKRYHSSHGQERSSHKRPSCKNFGHQRTRRNDPDEGDFPLFHRGRGSTKRRGTRS